In Pedobacter sp. SL55, the following proteins share a genomic window:
- a CDS encoding DUF2795 domain-containing protein, whose protein sequence is MYWTLELASHLEDAPWPATKDELIDYAIRSGAPVEVIENLQALEDDGEPYETIEEIWPDYPTKDDFFFNEDEY, encoded by the coding sequence ATGTATTGGACCTTAGAATTAGCATCGCATTTGGAAGACGCACCATGGCCTGCAACTAAAGATGAATTAATTGACTATGCTATCCGTTCCGGAGCGCCTGTAGAAGTGATTGAAAACCTACAAGCTTTAGAAGATGATGGCGAGCCTTATGAAACTATAGAAGAGATTTGGCCAGATTATCCTACCAAGGATGATTTCTTCTTTAACGAAGATGAATATTAG
- a CDS encoding phosphatase PAP2 family protein, with translation MFKSRSTILAILILLSFILLAIFVSNNPINEFDISISRFVQQYRNTNLDQLMIWISAFGNVAVAFVAIVITSLLFYIFKYKREALFIVAISFTGLITLSLKFLFSRPRPTNQHVTLIESYQNHSFPSGHTLSYVVFFGFLIVLMQQLKSIPTYLRNIISLFAYFMFIVGPLSRIYLGAHWFTDIIGGLLIGLLYLIFLIYCYRKSK, from the coding sequence ATGTTCAAATCTCGAAGTACAATTTTAGCCATTTTAATACTGCTATCATTTATACTATTAGCCATCTTTGTTAGCAACAACCCAATAAACGAATTTGATATCAGTATTTCTAGATTTGTACAGCAATACCGCAACACCAATCTAGATCAGCTAATGATTTGGATTAGCGCATTTGGTAATGTTGCAGTAGCCTTTGTTGCAATAGTTATAACGTCTTTATTGTTTTATATTTTCAAGTATAAGCGAGAAGCATTGTTTATAGTGGCCATTTCTTTTACTGGCTTAATAACCCTTTCTTTAAAATTTTTATTTAGTCGCCCCAGACCAACAAACCAACACGTTACCTTAATAGAAAGTTATCAGAACCATAGTTTCCCAAGTGGCCATACACTTTCTTACGTGGTTTTTTTTGGTTTTCTAATAGTATTGATGCAGCAGTTAAAATCTATCCCTACTTATTTAAGGAATATAATCAGTTTGTTTGCTTATTTTATGTTTATAGTGGGCCCACTATCCAGAATTTATTTAGGTGCACATTGGTTTACCGATATTATAGGCGGTTTATTAATTGGCTTGTTGTATTTGATATTTCTAATTTATTGCTACCGAAAATCTAAATAA
- a CDS encoding HipA family kinase — MVNTTANKLELRTVNVTRYVTPLREGGSMPAIAEADDGFLYVLKFRGAGQGHKALISEIIGGEIARALGLRMPELVFANLDEAFGRTEPDEEIQDLLKASVGLNLALHYLSGAITYDPTINKVDANLASKIVWMDCLLTNMDRTPRNTNMLYWHKELWLIDHGASLYFHHSWQNWQEQAKRPFVLVKDHVLLPQASEITKVDAELKAILTPQLINDILALIPDEWLDERSFETAKDQRKAYAYFLNTRIENSSVFVNEAENAR; from the coding sequence ATGGTAAATACAACAGCGAATAAATTAGAACTACGAACCGTTAATGTTACACGTTATGTAACGCCTTTGCGAGAAGGTGGTTCTATGCCCGCAATTGCCGAGGCAGATGATGGATTTTTATATGTGCTAAAGTTTAGAGGTGCAGGGCAGGGGCATAAAGCCCTCATTTCTGAAATTATTGGTGGCGAGATTGCTCGTGCTTTAGGCTTACGAATGCCCGAATTGGTTTTTGCTAATTTAGATGAGGCATTTGGCAGAACAGAACCCGACGAAGAAATTCAAGATTTGTTGAAGGCCAGCGTAGGCTTAAATTTGGCATTACACTACTTATCGGGAGCTATCACTTACGATCCAACCATTAACAAAGTGGATGCTAATTTGGCGTCTAAAATTGTATGGATGGATTGTTTGCTAACCAATATGGACAGAACGCCAAGAAACACAAATATGTTGTACTGGCATAAAGAATTGTGGTTAATTGATCATGGAGCTTCCCTTTATTTTCATCACTCTTGGCAGAATTGGCAAGAACAAGCCAAGCGCCCATTTGTATTGGTAAAAGACCACGTGCTCTTACCTCAAGCAAGCGAAATTACCAAAGTTGATGCCGAGTTAAAAGCAATTTTAACGCCGCAGTTGATTAATGATATTTTAGCTTTAATACCTGATGAATGGTTGGATGAACGTAGTTTTGAAACCGCCAAAGACCAGCGGAAAGCTTATGCCTATTTTTTAAATACTCGAATTGAAAACTCTTCAGTTTTTGTTAACGAAGCCGAAAATGCAAGATAG
- a CDS encoding DUF3037 domain-containing protein, which produces MQDRHLFEYAVIRVMPRVEREEFINVGIIMYCNKLKYLKAAFQVSAERLKALNCELETEIIEENLNAIVNICKGGKLAGPIGQLDLASRFRWLTATRSTVVQCSKVHPGFCIDAEETLNKLMQELVL; this is translated from the coding sequence ATGCAAGATAGACACTTATTTGAGTATGCCGTAATTCGGGTAATGCCTAGGGTAGAACGAGAAGAATTTATTAACGTGGGCATCATTATGTATTGTAATAAACTAAAGTATCTGAAAGCCGCATTTCAAGTTTCGGCAGAAAGGTTAAAGGCTTTAAATTGCGAGTTAGAAACAGAGATTATTGAAGAAAACTTGAACGCCATTGTAAATATTTGCAAAGGAGGGAAGTTAGCTGGGCCAATTGGCCAATTGGATTTAGCCAGTAGGTTTAGATGGTTAACAGCAACCAGAAGTACGGTGGTACAATGCTCAAAAGTGCACCCAGGGTTTTGTATAGATGCCGAAGAAACTTTAAATAAACTGATGCAAGAATTGGTTTTATAA
- a CDS encoding DUF3347 domain-containing protein: MKKLIIATLIGISSIAQAQTMSEKEVTPELVAQRETQKKELVNSYLALSNNFIASDSVAAVNNAKALITSFSKFKFKKLTLEKMNEATTTRKEIVALATAIAATKNINKQRKAFSTLSTKFWAIADKLKPADMPLYQQVCPMTGDIWLSESKDIKNPYYPKNMLTCGEVKASL, encoded by the coding sequence ATGAAAAAATTAATAATAGCCACACTAATTGGCATTAGCAGCATAGCGCAGGCACAAACCATGTCTGAGAAAGAGGTTACACCAGAATTAGTAGCGCAACGCGAAACACAAAAAAAAGAGTTAGTTAACAGCTACTTAGCTTTAAGTAATAATTTTATTGCCTCTGATAGTGTTGCAGCAGTAAACAATGCAAAAGCTTTGATCACATCATTTAGTAAATTCAAGTTTAAAAAACTGACTTTAGAAAAAATGAATGAAGCTACAACTACGAGAAAGGAAATTGTAGCGCTTGCTACAGCAATTGCAGCAACTAAAAATATTAATAAACAACGCAAAGCTTTTAGTACGCTTTCTACTAAGTTTTGGGCTATTGCAGATAAGTTGAAACCAGCCGATATGCCATTATACCAACAAGTTTGCCCAATGACTGGCGATATTTGGTTAAGTGAAAGTAAGGATATTAAAAACCCTTACTATCCAAAAAATATGTTGACTTGCGGAGAAGTTAAAGCAAGTTTATAA
- a CDS encoding zinc-dependent metalloprotease, whose translation MKKLLVILSILAASQQYAYSQTPPDKKADSTQKSSLQPYNKVITANAKSKVGLFTVSQVDTKFYFEIPDSLFNRYLLTVTRYLATPQGMGSFGGEKANEQTIYFEKGPNNTVFLRSLQYKQDIRNADAMLAKAIAGSNENPIVAAFPIKTTNPTTGNVVIEVTDAFKKDNPMFSLANSEKSEKKLTSLADDKSFIEAINTYPINIEVKTTKTYSNATASAGSITLRLNTSIVLLPKVPMRKRFFDERVGFFANKYVLFDDDQQRAQTKYIVQRYRLEPKDADIKKYQAGQLVEPKKQIVYYIDPATPKKWRKYLIAGINDWQKAFEAAGFKNAIVGKEWPENDTTMSLEDARYSVVRYYASETPNAYGPRISDPRSGEIIESHVGWFHNVMKLVQNWYMIQAGPLDPRARKMHLDDELMGQLIRFVSSHEIGHTIGLRHNMGASSATPVEKLRDKKWVEANGHTVSIMDYARFNYVAQPEDNISPKGIYPRIGIYDEWAIKWGYTFFPKLKDEFEEESTLAKLTTESLAANPKLWFGGEGKDEDPRSQSEDLGDDAMVASDYGIKNLKRVVPNLIAWTYEPNDAYDNLSDMHKAVVRQYGRYLYHVLKNIGNNYVTKRTADEKAVVYRPIPKAKVKSAIDYVGRHVFVAPLWMYPQEIAQLIPMKAADEISDQQNQVLNMLLSSGMLYNISQKALQFEGAYTVPEFLNDLQQTVWIKFSGDEKLDVYRRSLQRGYIEKMGMLLLPKEVEPGKALNTAQRSDVRLYGQQHLIQLRADIVKLMATTNGFNKQHLESILLDIDKIISKLNKTEV comes from the coding sequence ATGAAGAAACTACTCGTAATATTAAGCATACTCGCTGCCTCGCAGCAGTATGCTTATTCGCAAACGCCACCCGATAAAAAAGCTGATAGCACGCAAAAAAGCAGTTTACAGCCTTATAATAAAGTAATTACTGCCAATGCCAAAAGCAAAGTAGGATTGTTTACTGTATCTCAGGTAGACACTAAATTTTATTTCGAAATTCCTGATAGTTTGTTTAATAGATATTTGTTAACAGTAACACGTTATTTAGCTACACCGCAAGGCATGGGAAGTTTTGGTGGCGAAAAAGCTAACGAACAAACTATTTATTTTGAAAAAGGGCCCAACAATACCGTATTTTTAAGATCATTACAATACAAACAAGATATTCGTAATGCAGATGCAATGTTGGCCAAAGCCATAGCAGGCAGTAACGAAAATCCAATTGTTGCCGCATTCCCTATTAAAACTACCAATCCTACTACTGGAAATGTGGTAATTGAAGTGACAGATGCTTTCAAAAAAGACAATCCAATGTTTTCATTGGCCAATAGTGAAAAATCAGAAAAGAAACTCACTTCTTTGGCAGACGATAAGTCTTTTATCGAAGCTATCAACACCTACCCTATCAATATTGAAGTTAAAACAACCAAAACTTACAGCAATGCTACCGCAAGCGCTGGAAGCATTACGCTTAGGCTTAATACCTCTATTGTACTTTTGCCAAAAGTGCCAATGCGCAAACGCTTTTTCGATGAAAGAGTAGGTTTTTTTGCTAATAAATATGTTTTGTTTGATGATGATCAGCAACGTGCACAAACCAAATACATTGTACAGCGTTACCGTTTAGAGCCTAAAGATGCCGACATAAAGAAATACCAAGCTGGACAATTGGTAGAACCAAAAAAGCAAATTGTGTACTACATAGATCCGGCTACGCCAAAAAAATGGCGCAAGTATTTAATTGCAGGTATTAACGATTGGCAAAAAGCTTTTGAAGCGGCTGGTTTTAAAAATGCAATTGTAGGTAAAGAATGGCCAGAAAACGATACCACCATGAGCTTAGAAGATGCTCGTTATTCTGTGGTAAGATATTACGCTTCTGAAACACCAAATGCTTACGGCCCACGTATTAGTGACCCTCGTAGTGGCGAAATCATAGAAAGCCATGTAGGTTGGTTTCACAATGTGATGAAATTAGTGCAAAACTGGTACATGATCCAAGCAGGCCCATTAGATCCAAGAGCCAGAAAAATGCATTTGGACGATGAGTTGATGGGACAATTGATCCGCTTTGTTTCTTCTCACGAAATTGGCCACACCATCGGCTTACGCCATAACATGGGCGCTAGCAGCGCTACTCCGGTAGAAAAATTGAGAGATAAGAAATGGGTGGAAGCTAACGGCCACACCGTGTCTATCATGGACTATGCCCGTTTCAATTACGTGGCACAACCAGAAGACAATATCAGTCCGAAAGGAATTTATCCACGTATTGGTATTTATGATGAATGGGCAATTAAATGGGGATATACATTTTTCCCGAAGTTAAAAGACGAATTTGAAGAAGAAAGCACTTTAGCTAAATTAACTACAGAAAGTTTAGCCGCAAATCCGAAACTTTGGTTTGGTGGCGAAGGCAAAGATGAAGACCCACGTAGCCAATCGGAAGATTTAGGCGACGATGCCATGGTAGCTAGCGACTATGGTATTAAAAACCTGAAACGTGTAGTGCCTAATTTAATTGCTTGGACTTACGAACCTAACGATGCTTATGATAATTTGTCAGACATGCACAAAGCCGTAGTAAGGCAATATGGAAGGTACCTATATCATGTATTAAAAAACATTGGCAATAACTACGTAACTAAAAGAACAGCAGATGAAAAGGCAGTGGTTTATAGGCCTATCCCAAAAGCAAAAGTTAAATCGGCTATCGATTATGTAGGTAGACATGTATTTGTTGCTCCACTTTGGATGTATCCACAAGAAATTGCGCAGCTTATTCCAATGAAAGCGGCAGACGAGATTTCGGACCAACAAAACCAAGTGCTTAATATGCTGCTAAGTTCGGGTATGCTTTATAATATTAGTCAAAAAGCATTACAGTTTGAGGGGGCTTATACCGTTCCTGAGTTTTTAAATGACCTACAACAAACCGTTTGGATTAAATTTTCGGGCGATGAAAAACTAGATGTTTACAGAAGAAGTTTACAGCGTGGTTACATCGAGAAAATGGGTATGTTGTTACTACCCAAAGAAGTAGAACCTGGCAAGGCTTTAAATACAGCACAACGCAGCGATGTTAGACTTTATGGTCAGCAACATTTAATACAGCTAAGAGCTGATATTGTAAAACTAATGGCCACAACCAATGGATTTAACAAACAGCATTTAGAGAGCATTTTACTAGATATCGACAAAATTATTTCGAAACTTAATAAAACAGAAGTATGA
- a CDS encoding RagB/SusD family nutrient uptake outer membrane protein produces the protein MKHIKILLFSIAAMSFAACKKYTDLTPKGSLIVENASQFHEMVSLPNRGYPVNNFQYLSDDQWMREANVIGRTPNIDIINFTFNETVDRVSLYGSSSFYNQAYSYINRWNTIISLVDDSKGDAGIKQLAKAEAKIYRAHDHFLLVNHYAKAYDPQTAATDGGICIMDKFDLEAQPKKSTVAQVYDFIQKDIDEALPYLQEKPLDVYHPSLAFAYALKAKVHLFKREIAQAKAAAEKSLSYNSEIFDMVKYAAEGGPTVKPITAGNNPEVLSYMYMTGNTELNFSYINIISPELRTLFGNNDARFNLFYNSTHASNLDQGSNTAYWGVAFTRFFMPTVGMKTTEVHLMLAECYARDNKFAEAVDILNKLRAKRILAGGTVNLAVPTTRKETMELVVNERRRELVLGFHRFFDLKRLNTETEFAKTLVRKFPIVNQTVPQQTYTLQPNSRLYIIPFPLNVLRLNPSLTLNTDEKIPF, from the coding sequence ATGAAGCACATCAAAATATTATTATTTTCTATTGCGGCTATGAGTTTTGCTGCTTGCAAAAAATATACCGACCTTACCCCAAAAGGATCGTTAATTGTAGAAAACGCATCACAATTTCACGAAATGGTTTCGCTACCAAATCGTGGTTATCCGGTAAATAACTTTCAATATTTATCAGACGATCAATGGATGCGTGAGGCAAACGTAATTGGCAGAACGCCAAATATCGATATCATCAATTTTACTTTTAACGAAACTGTAGATCGGGTTTCTTTGTATGGCTCGTCAAGCTTTTACAATCAAGCTTACAGCTACATTAACCGTTGGAATACCATTATCTCGTTAGTAGATGATAGCAAAGGCGATGCAGGTATTAAACAGCTGGCAAAAGCCGAAGCTAAAATTTATAGAGCGCATGACCATTTCCTTTTGGTAAACCACTATGCCAAGGCCTATGATCCGCAAACTGCAGCAACCGATGGTGGTATTTGCATCATGGATAAATTTGATTTGGAAGCGCAGCCGAAAAAATCTACAGTAGCCCAAGTTTATGATTTTATACAAAAAGACATTGACGAGGCCTTACCTTATCTACAAGAAAAACCTTTAGATGTTTACCATCCATCTCTGGCTTTTGCTTATGCTTTAAAAGCCAAAGTACATTTGTTTAAACGCGAAATTGCGCAAGCCAAAGCAGCGGCAGAAAAATCTTTGAGCTACAATAGCGAAATTTTCGACATGGTAAAATATGCTGCAGAAGGTGGCCCAACGGTTAAGCCAATTACCGCAGGCAACAACCCAGAAGTGTTAAGCTATATGTACATGACTGGTAATACAGAACTTAACTTTTCGTACATCAACATCATTAGCCCAGAGTTGAGAACGCTATTCGGTAACAATGATGCCCGTTTTAATCTCTTTTACAACTCTACCCACGCATCTAATCTCGATCAAGGTTCTAATACAGCCTATTGGGGCGTAGCATTTACGCGTTTCTTTATGCCTACCGTGGGCATGAAAACCACCGAGGTACATTTAATGTTAGCAGAATGCTATGCTAGAGATAACAAATTTGCCGAAGCTGTAGATATCCTTAACAAGCTAAGAGCAAAACGTATTTTAGCTGGCGGTACCGTAAACTTGGCCGTACCTACTACTAGAAAAGAAACCATGGAGTTAGTGGTAAACGAACGCAGAAGAGAATTGGTACTTGGTTTCCATCGCTTTTTTGATTTGAAAAGGTTAAACACAGAAACCGAATTTGCTAAAACATTGGTACGCAAATTCCCAATTGTAAATCAAACTGTGCCGCAACAAACCTACACTTTGCAGCCCAACTCAAGGTTATATATCATTCCATTTCCCTTAAATGTATTGAGATTAAATCCTTCTCTTACCCTAAATACAGACGAAAAAATTCCTTTTTAA